A DNA window from Micromonospora inyonensis contains the following coding sequences:
- a CDS encoding ABC transporter ATP-binding protein has protein sequence MTPAGLAACQVTVSYGRQRVLDRVDLHVAPGETVGLRGPSGSGKSTLARVLALLHAPDAGHVSLDGQPVAGARHRLPAAVRTRVAVLFQSPRAATDPRLSLTDIIAEPLRATGTPPERARDRAVELADMVGLTPDLLTRRPHAVSDGQLQRACLARALVHQPGYLICDEATAMLDASTQAHLAGVVTAHQRQHGTGVLVITHDPALMARWATRVVDLPASDGIRSATGSVH, from the coding sequence ATGACCCCCGCCGGGCTCGCCGCCTGCCAGGTCACCGTTTCCTACGGCCGCCAGCGCGTCCTCGACCGGGTCGACCTGCACGTCGCCCCCGGGGAGACGGTCGGGCTGCGTGGCCCCTCCGGGAGCGGCAAGTCCACCCTGGCCCGGGTCCTCGCCCTGCTGCACGCCCCCGATGCCGGGCACGTCAGCCTCGACGGGCAGCCCGTCGCCGGGGCCCGGCACCGGTTGCCGGCCGCCGTCCGTACCCGGGTCGCGGTTCTCTTCCAGAGCCCCCGCGCCGCGACGGACCCCCGGCTGAGTCTCACCGACATCATCGCCGAGCCACTGCGCGCCACCGGCACCCCGCCGGAGCGGGCCCGGGACCGCGCGGTGGAGCTGGCCGACATGGTAGGGCTCACGCCGGACCTGCTGACCCGCCGCCCGCACGCGGTCAGCGACGGACAGCTGCAACGCGCCTGCCTCGCGCGGGCCCTCGTGCACCAGCCGGGTTACCTGATCTGCGACGAGGCCACCGCGATGCTCGACGCGTCCACCCAGGCCCACCTCGCCGGGGTGGTCACCGCGCACCAGCGGCAGCACGGCACCGGCGTCCTGGTCATCACCCACGATCCGGCCCTGATGGCCCGCTGGGCCACCCGCGTGGTCGACCTGCCCGCCTCGGACGGCATCCGGTCGGCGACCGGCTCGGTGCACTGA
- a CDS encoding ABC transporter ATP-binding protein, with the protein MTATRAAPATTRTRTRTDDPALLEVDGLTVRFRLRDAVVQAVTDLHLTVHPGELLAVVGESGCGKSVLAHALLGLLPGNATVTGRARLRPPGGDVVDLVGCGERHLARTVRGRAVGLVPQSPATALTPVRTGRHLLVETLRAHGHTRRDAPVAADRVAVDVGLLPDDLDRYPHELSGGMAQRLATALALAPDPPLLLADEPTTGLDRPLVDHTLDLLRRRCDSGAAVLLITHDLAAARRVADTVAVMYASRIVEHRPTEALFAAPAHPYTAGLLDALPDRAFRPVPGHPPMLTDLPAGCAFAPRCGRATDGCATLPAAATVGDSGRLSCHHPLPAGAVA; encoded by the coding sequence GTGACCGCCACCCGTGCCGCACCCGCCACGACCCGCACCCGCACCCGCACCGACGATCCCGCCCTGCTGGAGGTCGACGGGCTGACCGTCCGCTTCCGGCTCCGGGACGCCGTGGTGCAGGCCGTCACCGACCTGCACCTGACTGTCCACCCGGGGGAACTGCTCGCCGTGGTGGGGGAGTCCGGCTGCGGCAAGTCCGTGCTGGCCCACGCCCTGCTGGGCCTGCTCCCCGGAAACGCCACGGTCACCGGGCGGGCCCGGCTCCGCCCGCCCGGCGGGGACGTGGTCGACCTGGTCGGCTGCGGCGAGCGCCACCTCGCCCGGACCGTACGGGGGCGGGCCGTCGGCCTCGTGCCGCAGAGCCCCGCCACCGCGCTCACCCCGGTACGCACCGGCCGGCACCTGCTGGTGGAGACCCTGCGGGCACACGGTCACACCCGGCGCGACGCGCCCGTCGCCGCCGACCGGGTCGCCGTCGACGTCGGGCTGCTCCCCGACGACCTCGACCGCTATCCGCACGAACTCTCCGGCGGCATGGCCCAACGCCTGGCCACCGCGCTCGCGCTCGCCCCCGACCCGCCGCTGCTGCTGGCCGACGAGCCCACCACCGGCCTGGACCGCCCGTTGGTCGACCACACCCTCGACCTGCTGCGCCGACGCTGCGACAGCGGCGCGGCGGTGCTGCTCATCACCCACGACCTCGCCGCCGCCCGCCGTGTCGCCGACACCGTCGCCGTCATGTACGCCAGCCGCATCGTCGAGCACCGGCCCACCGAGGCGCTCTTCGCCGCCCCGGCCCACCCGTACACCGCCGGCCTCCTGGACGCCCTGCCCGACCGCGCGTTCCGCCCGGTTCCCGGCCACCCGCCGATGCTCACCGACCTCCCGGCCGGCTGTGCGTTCGCCCCGCGTTGCGGTCGTGCCACCGACGGCTGTGCCACCCTGCCCGCCGCCGCGACGGTGGGCGACTCCGGTCGGCTCTCCTGTCACCACCCGCTGCCCGCCGGAGCGGTCGCATGA
- a CDS encoding ABC transporter permease, which yields MTDLAPRIRAVRVRRPGHPGRGGVLVAAAILAVAVVACLLAPVLWPLDESAVDLARTRLAPSPAHPAGTDDLGRDVLHRSLYGLRVSLLVGAVAALVAAVIGGFVGAVAGSLGGWVDRVLMRTVDTIAALPHLLLGIFIVAMLRPSLGAVILSIGLTHWLSTARIVRSELLSLRNRPFVDAAVAGGASRTRVLTRHLLPHVLPRLALATTLMVPHAVWHETALSFLGLGLPPHLASLGNMINDGQRSLLTGAWWASLVPGLLLVVVTLALATLTGRWRDRLDPRVRAELNL from the coding sequence ATGACTGACCTCGCGCCGCGGATCCGCGCCGTCCGCGTCCGGCGACCGGGACACCCCGGACGCGGTGGCGTGCTCGTCGCCGCCGCCATCCTGGCCGTCGCGGTCGTCGCCTGCCTGCTCGCTCCCGTCCTCTGGCCGCTGGACGAGAGCGCGGTGGACCTCGCCCGCACCCGGCTCGCCCCCTCTCCCGCGCACCCGGCCGGCACCGACGACCTGGGCCGCGACGTGCTCCACCGCAGTCTCTACGGCCTGCGCGTGTCACTGCTCGTCGGAGCGGTGGCCGCGCTGGTCGCCGCCGTCATCGGCGGTTTCGTCGGCGCGGTCGCCGGCAGCCTCGGCGGCTGGGTCGACCGGGTGCTGATGCGGACCGTCGACACCATCGCCGCGCTGCCGCACCTGCTGCTGGGCATCTTCATCGTGGCGATGCTGCGTCCCAGCCTCGGCGCGGTGATCCTGTCCATCGGACTGACGCACTGGCTCTCCACCGCCCGTATCGTCCGCTCCGAACTGCTCAGCCTGCGGAACCGCCCGTTCGTCGACGCCGCCGTCGCCGGTGGTGCCAGCCGGACCCGGGTGCTCACCCGGCACCTGCTGCCGCACGTGCTGCCCCGCCTGGCGTTGGCCACCACGCTGATGGTGCCGCACGCCGTCTGGCACGAGACCGCCCTGTCCTTCCTCGGTCTCGGCCTGCCCCCGCACCTGGCCTCCCTCGGCAACATGATCAACGACGGGCAGCGGTCCCTGCTCACCGGCGCCTGGTGGGCCAGCCTGGTCCCCGGACTGCTGCTGGTCGTCGTCACACTGGCCCTGGCCACCCTCACCGGCCGGTGGCGCGACCGCCTCGACCCCCGCGTACGAGCGGAGCTGAACCTGTGA